From Rutidosis leptorrhynchoides isolate AG116_Rl617_1_P2 chromosome 3, CSIRO_AGI_Rlap_v1, whole genome shotgun sequence, a single genomic window includes:
- the LOC139897837 gene encoding formin-like protein 3 has protein sequence MGIQMVSFLAIIVLASPLLAVSRTNNNPLYPPVDNLINLEDIMDKETAAIVWTNCGTELTHLMEAFQDLEFSSNQETHLEQDKRLNSLALDDLHIKKTIFDCLNVKSINFPESGQENPPRKWYMEYLHYFSLDPNQSHRTRRLAETNAPAPAPSPGFSPSPSPSPGPSPSAAPSFMVPPSAPFFPVLPRDPGSGEATEAPIGSSANQQSNNGNNDTHKKIIIAVVTTATTTFFLAALIFCCYTRTCGKRRGQNDERPLLSLSMSDYSINGGSYKPSYNLSNSMHKVGSMGNEALYANSNIHNMDSSIPLGIPLQLPPGRVESSLRPPPGRVESSKRLPVNTAPPPPVPPPAPKPPTARPPPPPPPSSGPRPPPPPSGGPRPPPPPSGGPRPPPPPSGGPRPPLLPSGGPPPPRPPGANLRPPRPFAAGPSNSNGDEASKAKLKPFFWDKVMANPDQSMVWHQIKSGSFQFSEEMIETLFGYNNAAADKSNDHSRKNSQDPTFQYVQIIDPKKAQNLSILLKALNVTTEEICDALKEGNELPAELVQTLIKMAPTTDEEQKLRMYNGDISHLGTAERFLKTLIEIPFAFKRLESLLFMCTFQEEESMIKESFATLESACVELKKSRLFLKLLEAVLKTGNRMNDGTFRGSAQAFKLDTLLKLSDVKGIDGKTTLLHFVVQEIIRSEGVKAVRTTRESKSFKTDDLLKETSSTSEETEERYRVLGLQVVSGLSSELENVKKAAIIDADGLTSLVSRLGRALVKAREFMNSDLKKVEANGEGFNNVLVNFVTNADKEIMWMIEEEKRIMTLIKSTADYFHGNSGKDEGLRLFVIVRDFLIILDKVCKEVKSDPVRTPRTHKNDDVQVQSKNEQSAFAEQRQRLFPAIVGRRMDSSSSDED, from the exons ATGGGCATTCAAATGGTTTCATTTCTAGCAATTATAGTTTTAGCTTCCCCTTTATTAGCAGTTTCAAGAACCAACAACAATCCCCTGTATCCGCCTGTTGATAATTTGATCAATTTGGAGGATATAATGGATAAAGAAACG GCTGCAATAGTATGGACTAATTGCGGAACAGAATTGACACATTTAATGGAAGCTTTTCAAGATCTTGAATTTAGTAGCAATCAAGAAACCCATTTAGAACAGGACAAAAGATTAAATTCATTAGCTTTAGATGATCTTCATATCAAGAAAACCATATTTGATTGCTTAAATGTTAAAAGTATCAATTTCCCTGAATCGGGTCAAGAAAACCCCCCTAGAAAATGGTATATGGAGTATTTACACTATTTTTCCCTCGACCCGAATCAATCTCATAGAACCCGTAGGCTAGCCGAAACAAATGCACCTGCACCTGCACCTAGTCCTGGCTTTAGTCCTAGCCCTAGCCCTAGTCCTGGTCCTAGTCCTAGTGCGGCTCCAAGTTTTATGGTGCCACCGAGTGCACCATTTTTTCCTGTATTGCCTCGTGATCCTGGTTCGGGTGAGGCTACAGAAGCACCTATTGGTTCGAGTGCAAATCAACAGTCGAATAATGGAAATAATGATACACATAAGAAGATTATTATTGCTGTTGTTACTACTGCAACCACAACGTTTTTTCTTGCTGCGTTGATCTTTTGTTGTTATACTCGAACATGTGGTAAACGTCGGGGGCAAAATGATGAAAGGCCTCTTCTTAGCTTGAGTATGAGCGATTATTCTATAAATG GTGGGTCGTATAAACCGTCATACAATTTAAGTAACTCGATGCACAAAGTTGGGAGTATGGGAAATGAAGCACTATACGCTAACTCAAATATACACAATATGGATTCAAGCATTCCATTAGGTATTCCCTTACAACTTCCACCAGGAAGGGTAGAATCGTCATTACGCCCTCCTCCAGGAAGGGTAGAATCGTCCAAACGCTTGCCCGTAAACACAGCTCCACCTCCCCCTGTACCGCCTCCTGCACCTAAACCTCCTACCGCCCGTCCACCGCCCCCTCCACCGCCAAGTAGTGGTCCCCGCCCGCCACCGCCACCAAGCGGCGGTCCACGCCCGCCTCCGCCACCTAGTGGCGGTCCCCGCCCGCCGCCACCACCAAGTGGTGGACCACGACCGCCTCTGTTACCAAGTGGTGGTCCACCTCCTCCTCGGCCACCAGGTGCAAACCTAAGACCGCCACGCCCATTTGCAGCGGGACCCAGTAAttcaaatggtgatgaagcttcaaAAGCTAAACTGAAACCGTTCTTCTGGGATAAGGTTATGGCTAACCCTGATCAATCGATGGTTTGGCATCAGATTAAATCGGGATCTTTTCA GTTCAGTGAAGAAATGATTGAAACTTTATTTGGGTATAATAACGCAGCAGCCGATAAAAGCAATGATCACAGTAGGAAAAATTCTCAAGATCCAACTTTTCAGTATGTTCAAATTATCGATCCAAAAAAGGCGCAAAATTTGTCTATTCTTCTAAAAGCACTGAATGTCACAACTGAAGAAATATGTGATGCATTAAAAGAAG GAAATGAGCTGCCTGCAGAACTTGTTCAAACATTGataaaaatggcaccgactactgatGAAGAACAGAAGCTTCGAATGTACAACGGGGACATTTCTCATTTAGGAACCGCAGAACGGTTCTTAAAAACGTTGATTGAAATACCGTTCGCATTCAAAAGACTAGAATCGTTGCTCTTTATGTGCACGTTTCAAGAGGAAGAATCGATGATCAAAGAGTCCTTTGCAACTTTAGAG TCTGCGTGTGTCGAACTTAAAAAAAGCCGATTGTTCCTGAAACTTTTGGAAGCCGTTTTGAAAACTGGGAATCGTATGAACGATGGGACTTTTCGTGGCAGTGCACAAGCGTTTAAACTTGATACACTCTTGAAACTATCAGACGTTAAAGGAATCGACGGAAAAACGACACTTTTGCACTTTGTGGTTCAAGAGATTATTCGGTCAGAAGGTGTAAAAGCTGTCAGAACAACCCGGGAATCAAAAAGTTTCAAAACCGACGATCTTCTCAAAGAAACTTCTTCTACTTCCGAAGAAACCGAGGAACGTTACCGCGTACTCGGGCTGCAAGTAGTGTCGGGTTTGAGTAGTGAGCTCGAAAACGTGAAGAAAGCGGCTATAATTGATGCTGATGGGCTGACCAGCTTGGTTTCAAGATTGGGCCGGGCCTTAGTAAAAGCTCGCGAATTTATGAATTCGGATTTGAAGAAGGTTGAAGCAAACGGTGAAGGGTTTAATAATGTTTTAGTGAATTTTGTAACGAACGCTGATAAGGAGATTATGTGGATGATTGAAGAAGAGAAGAGAATTATGACGTTGATTAAGAGCACGGCGGATTATTTTCATGGAAATTCGGGTAAAGATGAAGGGCTGAGATTATTCGTGATTGTTCGCGATTTCTTGATAATTTTAGATAAAGTATGTAAAGAAGTTAAAAGTGATCCTGTAAGAACACCAAGAACACATAAAAACGACGATGTGCAGGTTCAAAGTAAAAATGAACAGTCAGCGTTTGCTGAACAACGTCAGCGGCTGTTTCCGGCAATTGTAGGACGGCGAATGGACAGTTCTAGTTCTGATGAAGATTAG